A single genomic interval of Croceibacter atlanticus HTCC2559 harbors:
- a CDS encoding efflux RND transporter periplasmic adaptor subunit, with protein MRSILKLIVLSLIIVSCGGNKNESVDSLIAEGNIEALKEKRSALNEEQRTAAMQVKKIDSVLELKSGNKNLPLVSTIVVKDTLFNHYLELQGSVETKQNIVISPEYNGLLERIYVKEGQRVNKGQLLAKIDDGGISQQLAQMETQLALAKTTFERRQRLWEQNIGSEIEYLQAKAQYEGQQNSVAQMRSQVGKTTIRAPFSGTIEDVIAEQGTVVASGQTQIMRLVSLEDMYIEAEIPEDYLTSVSENTPVTINFPILNKTVDSKVRQASNYISPSNRTFRIEVAVPNKDKSIKPNLTARLKINDYTSEKALLIPLSVISENADGEQYVYIAEGEDTPVAKRQIIETGRSQGQNIEVLSGLSNGDFVIKEGARTVKEGQELQIKN; from the coding sequence ATGAGATCTATATTAAAATTAATCGTATTAAGCCTTATCATCGTCTCTTGTGGTGGTAATAAAAATGAATCTGTAGATAGCCTTATTGCAGAAGGTAATATAGAGGCGCTTAAAGAGAAGAGAAGTGCTTTAAATGAAGAGCAGCGTACTGCTGCTATGCAAGTTAAGAAAATCGACTCAGTTCTAGAGTTAAAAAGCGGCAACAAGAATTTGCCTTTAGTATCTACTATCGTTGTAAAAGATACTTTATTTAACCACTATTTAGAGCTTCAAGGTAGTGTGGAAACTAAGCAGAATATTGTAATATCTCCAGAATACAATGGCCTTTTAGAGCGTATTTATGTAAAAGAAGGACAGCGTGTAAACAAAGGACAGCTACTTGCAAAAATAGATGATGGAGGTATTTCCCAGCAGCTTGCACAAATGGAAACACAGTTAGCTCTAGCTAAAACAACTTTTGAACGCCGCCAAAGACTTTGGGAGCAAAATATAGGTAGTGAAATTGAATACCTACAAGCTAAAGCTCAATATGAAGGACAACAAAACTCTGTTGCACAGATGAGAAGCCAAGTAGGTAAAACAACTATAAGAGCACCATTTTCTGGAACTATTGAAGATGTAATAGCAGAGCAAGGTACCGTAGTAGCATCTGGACAAACCCAAATAATGCGTTTGGTAAGTTTAGAAGACATGTATATAGAAGCAGAAATCCCTGAAGATTACTTAACATCTGTATCAGAAAACACACCGGTAACAATAAACTTCCCTATTCTTAATAAAACAGTAGACTCTAAGGTAAGACAAGCAAGTAATTACATAAGTCCCAGTAACAGAACGTTTAGAATAGAAGTGGCTGTGCCAAATAAAGACAAGTCTATAAAACCAAACCTAACTGCACGATTAAAGATTAATGATTACACTTCAGAAAAAGCACTACTTATACCACTAAGCGTTATTTCTGAAAATGCAGATGGTGAGCAATATGTTTATATAGCTGAAGGAGAAGATACACCAGTCGCAAAACGTCAAATTATTGAGACAGGACGTTCCCAAGGGCAAAATATCGAGGTGCTTTCAGGATTAAGTAACGGAGACTTTGTTATTAAAGAAGGTGCTCGTACAGTAAAAGAAGGCCAAGAGTTACAAATAAAAAATTAA
- a CDS encoding DUF6265 family protein has translation MKYLIILVSLFVSNHLASQEISLSFMEGEWKVSDKEVYETWKPSDANILIGEAYTVKENGSKKIAERLAIRKVKKDIVYSAMVPNQNAGKAIDFVLNQIDENTYSFENPNHDFPKKIIYKKVSDSELFVVVQGKDVTEAFNYTLLKQTN, from the coding sequence ATGAAATATTTAATTATTCTAGTGTCTTTGTTTGTTTCAAATCATTTGGCATCACAGGAGATAAGTCTTTCTTTTATGGAAGGTGAGTGGAAAGTTTCTGATAAGGAAGTTTATGAAACCTGGAAGCCGTCTGATGCTAATATTTTAATAGGAGAAGCTTATACAGTTAAAGAGAATGGCTCTAAGAAAATAGCTGAACGTTTAGCTATACGAAAGGTTAAGAAAGATATTGTTTATTCTGCAATGGTACCAAACCAAAATGCAGGAAAGGCAATTGATTTTGTTTTAAATCAGATTGATGAGAACACGTATTCTTTTGAAAATCCAAATCACGATTTTCCTAAGAAGATTATCTATAAAAAAGTTTCAGACAGTGAACTGTTTGTAGTTGTACAAGGTAAAGATGTTACAGAGGCGTTTAATTACACACTTTTAAAGCAAACCAATTAG
- a CDS encoding efflux RND transporter permease subunit, which yields MSSNKAQKNADKEFGMSSWAIDSKTTIWVMIAIFLALGVSAYFTLPRESFPEIEETKVYISTPYPGNTAEDIERLIVDPLEDRLKNVSNVVEIISTAQEDYAIITVEFDEEITVEQAKTKVKDEVDAEKASEDWPTFNDAKVEPNVFDLNIAEETPILNINIEGDYQVEQLKEYAEYLEDEIEDLPQIKQVDIRGAQEKEVEVAVDIYKMMAAQVSFDDILNAIRGGNMTISAGNLIKSGQRRTIRVLGEIQSPEQLNNFVVKSQNGAVYLKNIANVTFKEEDNTTYAREFGESVVMLDVKKRSGKNMVEAVDQIKVIVEETKANVFPPDLKVTLANDQSEKTINQVDDLVNNIIFGIILVVTVLMFFLGFRNALFVGFAIPMSMFIAFFILQLLGYTMNTMILFALIMGLGMMVDNGIVVVENVYRLMDEEGMSRIEAAKKGIGEIAVPIIISTLTTVAAFVPLGMWPGVMGEFMKYFPITLSIVLGSSLFVAIFMNSMLVSQFMSTDEKIISKKSLRRITFIGLPLGLLVFFVGGPVRGLGTLMIVTIILLWLYKFFIKGWAINFQRKTLVALENRYKRFLQYALKGRRAWAFAAGTFGLLFIVFILFGISVGSGRTSIEFFPDNKPNQIIVYIEYPEGTDIKKTNEIAKDIEERVYAVLQDDMYMEDGRNYMVESAVSQVGEGAGNPQTDGGNSAEMPHRAKITATMREYKFRKGKDSEVLRQKVQDTLEGVYPGVAISVEKDSNGPPAGYPINIELEGPDYDELILVAEQMKNFINASNIEGIAELKIDVNRSKPAMQVVVDREKAGELGVTTGQVGNQLRRSIFGDKAGVYKKDGEDYDIYVRFNEDNRYNTSALFNQNITFRDPATGQIKEIPISAVAKQKNTSSFSAIKHRDAERVVTVYSALEPGYTDAAAIVAQIQEKMKEFQDLPQEIKIDYTGQIEEQNKQMAFLMSAFFSGLGLIMLILVFQFGSISKPTIIMIAIFLSLIGVFGGIIITGASFVIMMTMMGIISLAGIVVNNGVVLLDYIQILIDRRMVKLGMSDGDLLPREEMTDIIIEAGRARLRPVLLTAITTVLGLIPLAIGLNIDFFGLFGSLNPDVYMGGDNVIFWGPLAKSVIYGLIVATFLTLIIVPVLFYLVHRNKLRFRKRFNKEKLHDIHQ from the coding sequence ATGAGCAGTAATAAAGCACAAAAAAATGCCGATAAGGAGTTTGGCATGTCGTCTTGGGCAATAGACAGTAAAACTACCATCTGGGTAATGATTGCCATTTTTCTTGCTCTAGGTGTTTCAGCATACTTTACGCTTCCTAGAGAAAGTTTTCCAGAAATTGAAGAAACCAAAGTATACATAAGCACGCCTTATCCAGGAAATACAGCAGAAGACATAGAGCGTCTCATTGTGGATCCTTTAGAGGATAGATTAAAAAACGTGAGTAATGTTGTCGAAATCATTTCAACAGCTCAAGAAGATTATGCTATAATTACTGTAGAGTTTGATGAAGAGATTACTGTTGAGCAAGCTAAAACTAAGGTAAAGGATGAGGTAGATGCAGAAAAAGCAAGTGAAGACTGGCCAACGTTTAATGATGCTAAAGTAGAGCCTAATGTTTTCGATTTAAATATAGCTGAAGAAACACCAATCCTTAATATTAATATTGAAGGTGATTATCAGGTAGAGCAACTTAAGGAATATGCAGAATACTTAGAAGATGAAATTGAAGACTTGCCGCAAATTAAGCAAGTAGACATTAGAGGTGCTCAAGAGAAAGAGGTTGAGGTAGCTGTAGATATTTATAAAATGATGGCTGCCCAAGTTAGTTTTGATGATATATTAAACGCTATTCGTGGTGGTAATATGACCATTAGTGCTGGTAACCTAATAAAAAGTGGACAGCGCCGTACTATTAGAGTTTTAGGTGAAATACAGTCTCCAGAACAACTTAATAATTTTGTTGTAAAATCTCAAAATGGAGCAGTTTACCTTAAAAACATAGCTAATGTAACGTTTAAGGAAGAAGATAATACCACCTATGCTAGAGAGTTTGGAGAGAGTGTAGTTATGCTAGACGTTAAAAAACGCTCTGGAAAAAATATGGTCGAAGCTGTAGACCAAATTAAAGTTATTGTTGAAGAGACAAAAGCAAATGTATTTCCACCAGATTTAAAGGTGACATTAGCTAATGATCAATCTGAGAAAACAATTAACCAAGTAGATGACCTTGTAAACAATATCATCTTTGGTATTATACTAGTAGTTACAGTATTAATGTTTTTCCTAGGGTTTAGAAATGCACTTTTTGTTGGGTTTGCAATTCCTATGTCTATGTTTATTGCATTCTTTATCCTTCAGCTATTAGGATATACTATGAATACCATGATTCTTTTCGCATTAATTATGGGGCTAGGTATGATGGTAGATAATGGTATTGTGGTAGTAGAAAACGTATACCGTCTTATGGATGAAGAAGGTATGAGCCGTATTGAAGCTGCTAAAAAAGGTATTGGAGAAATTGCTGTGCCAATTATCATTTCTACATTAACTACTGTTGCAGCATTTGTTCCGTTAGGAATGTGGCCAGGCGTTATGGGAGAGTTCATGAAATATTTCCCTATTACTTTATCTATAGTACTAGGCTCGTCTTTATTTGTGGCAATTTTCATGAACTCCATGTTAGTGTCTCAGTTTATGAGTACAGATGAAAAGATAATCTCAAAGAAATCACTAAGAAGAATTACGTTTATTGGGTTGCCGTTAGGATTGCTTGTATTTTTTGTTGGAGGTCCAGTAAGAGGTTTAGGTACATTAATGATTGTGACTATTATCTTGCTTTGGTTATATAAGTTCTTTATTAAAGGTTGGGCTATAAACTTTCAACGTAAAACCTTAGTAGCTTTAGAAAATAGATACAAGAGGTTTTTACAGTACGCCTTAAAAGGGCGTAGAGCTTGGGCATTTGCTGCAGGTACTTTTGGCTTGTTGTTTATTGTATTTATACTATTTGGAATATCTGTAGGAAGTGGTAGAACAAGTATTGAGTTCTTTCCTGATAATAAGCCTAACCAAATTATAGTATATATAGAATATCCTGAAGGAACAGATATCAAAAAAACTAATGAGATAGCTAAGGATATTGAAGAGCGTGTATATGCAGTACTGCAAGATGACATGTATATGGAAGACGGCAGAAATTATATGGTAGAGTCTGCTGTATCTCAAGTTGGAGAAGGAGCAGGTAACCCTCAAACAGATGGTGGTAATAGTGCAGAAATGCCACATAGGGCAAAAATTACTGCAACTATGCGAGAGTATAAGTTTAGAAAAGGTAAAGATTCTGAAGTCTTAAGACAGAAGGTTCAGGATACATTAGAAGGTGTATATCCTGGTGTTGCTATTTCTGTTGAAAAAGACTCAAATGGACCACCTGCAGGTTACCCAATTAACATTGAGCTAGAAGGACCAGATTACGATGAGCTAATCTTAGTGGCAGAACAAATGAAGAATTTCATTAATGCTTCAAATATAGAAGGTATAGCAGAGCTTAAGATAGATGTAAACCGAAGCAAGCCTGCTATGCAAGTTGTAGTAGATAGAGAGAAAGCAGGAGAGCTTGGTGTTACAACAGGACAAGTTGGTAACCAGTTAAGACGTTCTATTTTTGGAGATAAAGCTGGTGTTTATAAAAAGGATGGAGAAGATTATGATATCTATGTGAGGTTTAATGAAGATAATAGATATAATACTAGTGCTTTATTCAATCAAAATATAACATTTAGAGATCCTGCAACAGGGCAAATTAAGGAAATTCCAATTTCTGCAGTTGCTAAACAAAAAAACACATCATCTTTTAGTGCGATTAAACACAGAGATGCAGAACGTGTGGTTACAGTTTACTCTGCATTAGAACCTGGTTATACAGATGCTGCAGCTATTGTTGCGCAAATACAGGAGAAGATGAAAGAGTTTCAGGATTTGCCACAAGAAATTAAAATTGATTATACAGGGCAGATAGAAGAACAAAATAAACAAATGGCATTTTTAATGAGTGCGTTCTTTTCTGGACTGGGATTAATTATGTTAATCCTTGTATTCCAATTTGGATCAATTTCAAAACCAACAATAATTATGATTGCTATATTCCTAAGTTTAATAGGAGTGTTTGGCGGTATAATTATAACTGGAGCATCTTTCGTAATAATGATGACTATGATGGGGATAATTTCATTAGCAGGAATTGTTGTAAATAATGGCGTAGTATTATTAGATTATATCCAGATTCTTATAGATAGGCGCATGGTAAAATTAGGTATGAGTGATGGAGATTTATTACCTAGAGAAGAAATGACAGATATAATTATTGAAGCTGGTCGTGCAAGATTAAGACCTGTACTATTAACAGCAATAACTACTGTATTAGGTTTAATTCCATTAGCTATTGGTTTAAATATAGATTTCTTTGGCTTATTTGGTAGTCTAAATCCTGATGTATATATGGGTGGAGATAACGTTATATTCTGGGGTCCATTGGCAAAATCTGTAATATATGGACTTATTGTTGCTACCTTCTTAACACTAATTATAGTACCAGTATTATTTTATCTAGTACATAGAAATAAGCTTAGGTTTAGAAAGCGTTTTAATAAAGAAAAGCTTCACGATATACATCAATAA
- a CDS encoding TolC family protein, whose product MTYRIVMLLLFVSSVAFSQEAPKSYSFSLEEAVNYALDSSYTAINARRDVAKALKQKWETTADGLPQINGSVDYQNQLKQPVTFIPAEFSGGEPGTFTPVTFGAKQSANLTATLSQVIFDGSYLVALKASTAFLEFSENANEKTRLEVRKGVINAYGGVLLTEESVSIVEKNIDAITDNLSETQALYEEGFAEEEDAEQLQITKLQLENQLSNTKRQADIAKQMFNLALGIPVSAPVVFKDGLEQLTLENVSLEISEQELAVEENVDYKIADNLTKQRELELKLEKSKALPSVNAFVNYGTQTQDDDFVFFDSDTRWFQSSIFGVSINVPIFSSLKRSARTQRAAIALDQAQTDLEQTIQQIQLDTDTARSDYQFAIESYQTAQKNLELAERIENKNQIKFREGISTSFDLRQAQTQLYNAQQELLQSMVNVITTKAELETVLNTPQLRVPYQESK is encoded by the coding sequence ATGACTTATAGAATAGTAATGCTCCTGCTCTTTGTGAGTAGTGTGGCATTTTCACAAGAAGCCCCTAAATCCTACAGTTTTTCTTTAGAGGAAGCTGTAAATTATGCATTGGATAGCAGCTATACTGCAATTAATGCAAGACGAGATGTCGCCAAAGCTTTAAAGCAAAAATGGGAAACTACAGCAGACGGTTTGCCACAAATTAATGGCTCGGTAGATTATCAAAATCAATTAAAGCAACCTGTAACATTTATTCCTGCAGAGTTTTCTGGAGGAGAACCAGGAACCTTTACACCGGTAACCTTTGGTGCCAAACAATCTGCAAACTTAACAGCGACGTTAAGCCAAGTAATTTTTGATGGTTCTTATTTGGTAGCCCTTAAAGCCTCAACTGCATTTCTTGAATTTTCTGAAAATGCAAATGAGAAAACACGGTTAGAAGTAAGAAAAGGTGTAATTAACGCTTATGGTGGTGTGTTGCTAACAGAAGAAAGTGTAAGCATAGTAGAAAAAAACATAGATGCTATTACAGACAATCTCTCTGAAACACAAGCATTGTATGAAGAAGGCTTTGCAGAAGAGGAAGATGCAGAGCAATTACAGATCACAAAATTGCAATTAGAGAACCAATTGAGCAATACCAAACGACAGGCAGATATTGCAAAGCAAATGTTCAATTTAGCATTGGGTATTCCTGTAAGTGCACCTGTTGTATTTAAAGATGGTCTTGAGCAACTTACACTCGAAAATGTGAGTTTAGAGATTTCTGAGCAAGAACTGGCTGTAGAGGAAAATGTAGATTATAAAATTGCAGACAACCTAACCAAGCAAAGAGAGTTAGAGTTAAAACTTGAAAAAAGTAAGGCATTACCAAGCGTAAATGCATTTGTAAATTACGGTACACAAACTCAAGACGACGATTTTGTATTTTTTGATAGTGATACCAGATGGTTTCAGTCTTCAATATTTGGGGTGTCTATAAATGTCCCAATCTTTAGCTCTTTAAAACGAAGTGCTAGAACACAAAGAGCAGCAATTGCTTTAGATCAGGCTCAAACAGATTTAGAGCAAACAATTCAGCAAATTCAGTTAGACACAGATACAGCTCGTAGTGACTATCAGTTTGCTATAGAAAGTTACCAAACCGCTCAAAAAAATCTTGAGTTGGCAGAGCGAATAGAAAACAAAAACCAGATAAAATTTAGAGAAGGTATTTCTACAAGCTTTGATCTACGTCAAGCACAAACACAACTTTATAACGCCCAACAAGAACTCTTGCAAAGTATGGTAAATGTAATTACTACTAAAGCAGAGTTAGAAACGGTACTAAATACACCACAGCTAAGAGTGCCATATCAAGAAAGCAAGTAA
- a CDS encoding polyprenyl synthetase family protein, with protein MQEISSYREAFIAHMNSKVSVKEPENLYEPISYILNLGGKRLRPILVLMATEIFGEDYTKGLDAALAVEVFHNFSLVHDDIMDDAPLRRGKDTVHEKWDLNTGILSGDAMLINAYQLFENYDGSTFKELAKLFTKTAIEVCEGQQYDIDFETRDDVTIPEYLKMIEFKTAVLVGAALQMGAIVANAEDSCKDKIYEFGCLLGLAFQLQDDYLDAFGDPKTFGKQVGGDIIENKKTFLYLKAIENSTKEDAKQLEHLYSLSPKRPENKIETVKTIFENSGASELTRQEIEKYTKKAFECLDHISISEDKKKGLIEFGNILMNRTV; from the coding sequence ATGCAGGAAATTTCAAGCTACCGCGAAGCATTCATTGCTCATATGAACTCAAAAGTTTCAGTTAAAGAACCTGAAAATTTATACGAGCCTATTTCTTATATACTTAACCTTGGCGGAAAACGATTACGCCCTATTCTTGTGCTTATGGCTACAGAAATTTTTGGTGAAGATTATACAAAAGGACTCGATGCTGCTTTAGCTGTGGAAGTTTTTCATAACTTTTCCTTAGTTCATGATGATATAATGGATGACGCACCACTGCGAAGAGGCAAAGATACTGTGCACGAAAAATGGGATTTAAATACAGGTATCCTTTCTGGAGATGCTATGCTCATAAATGCTTATCAGCTTTTTGAAAATTACGACGGCTCAACCTTTAAAGAGCTTGCTAAACTGTTTACAAAAACTGCCATTGAAGTTTGCGAAGGACAACAGTATGACATTGACTTTGAAACAAGAGATGATGTTACAATACCAGAGTACCTTAAAATGATTGAATTTAAAACTGCTGTTTTAGTGGGTGCTGCATTACAAATGGGAGCAATTGTGGCAAACGCAGAAGACTCTTGCAAAGATAAAATATATGAGTTTGGCTGTTTGCTTGGCTTGGCTTTTCAATTACAGGACGATTATTTAGATGCCTTTGGCGACCCAAAAACATTTGGAAAGCAGGTTGGTGGTGATATTATAGAAAACAAAAAAACATTCCTTTATTTAAAGGCTATTGAAAACTCTACTAAAGAAGATGCTAAACAACTTGAGCACCTTTACTCTTTAAGCCCAAAGCGACCTGAAAACAAAATAGAAACTGTAAAAACAATTTTTGAAAATAGTGGCGCATCTGAACTTACAAGACAAGAAATTGAGAAATACACAAAAAAAGCTTTTGAGTGCCTAGACCATATTAGCATTTCAGAAGACAAAAAGAAAGGTCTTATTGAGTTTGGAAACATCCTTATGAACAGAACTGTGTAA
- a CDS encoding alpha-ketoglutarate decarboxylase encodes MKLIINTFFSSKFKLLIVLLVISCATHAQSGSGFTNNLRIGGSLGLGFGDGFFTANLAPSVIYDINNYWSVGTGLSGSYTSFDDARAYTIGGSALAFFRPISNLRLSSEFEQLYVNFKRELDGSTFERNYTYPALFLGIGYTTGNLTAGVKYDVLFDEDDSIYSSALVPFISVYF; translated from the coding sequence ATGAAACTCATTATTAACACTTTCTTTTCTTCAAAATTTAAGCTACTAATTGTGCTTTTGGTCATTTCTTGTGCAACACATGCACAGAGTGGATCTGGTTTTACAAACAATTTGAGAATAGGAGGAAGTCTTGGATTAGGATTTGGAGATGGCTTTTTTACCGCAAATCTGGCACCTTCTGTTATTTATGATATTAATAATTATTGGTCTGTAGGTACTGGTTTAAGTGGTAGCTATACATCTTTTGATGATGCGAGAGCTTATACAATAGGAGGAAGTGCATTGGCGTTTTTTAGACCAATATCCAACCTAAGGCTATCTTCTGAATTTGAGCAATTGTATGTAAATTTTAAACGTGAATTAGACGGTTCTACCTTTGAAAGAAATTATACCTATCCAGCATTGTTTTTAGGAATAGGGTATACCACAGGTAATTTAACTGCTGGTGTAAAATATGATGTGCTGTTTGATGAAGATGATAGTATTTATAGCAGTGCTCTTGTACCTTTTATTAGCGTGTATTTTTAA
- a CDS encoding TetR/AcrR family transcriptional regulator — translation MRETILNKATELFLDLGFKSVTMDDIATEMGISKKTIYTHFKNKSVLVKASTEILFLRICSGIDGVRKENQNPIVELYSIKQYVMKHMKNQNSSAQFQLQKYYPAVYAEMRSKQYDYMQDCVVENLNKGLEMGLYRENLDVEFASRIYFLGMVGIKDNDMFPADQFPMITLMEKYLEYHLRGIVTQKGLKKLTETIENYTPNDL, via the coding sequence ATGAGAGAGACAATTTTAAATAAAGCAACAGAGCTATTCTTAGACCTAGGGTTTAAGAGTGTAACTATGGATGATATTGCTACAGAAATGGGCATATCAAAAAAAACCATTTATACCCATTTTAAAAACAAGAGTGTATTAGTTAAAGCAAGTACAGAAATATTGTTCCTAAGAATTTGTAGTGGTATAGATGGTGTAAGGAAAGAAAATCAAAACCCTATTGTGGAGTTGTACTCCATTAAGCAATATGTAATGAAGCATATGAAGAATCAAAACTCTTCTGCGCAATTTCAGCTTCAGAAATATTATCCGGCAGTTTATGCAGAAATGAGATCTAAGCAATATGACTATATGCAGGATTGTGTTGTCGAAAATCTAAATAAAGGCTTAGAGATGGGTCTTTACCGTGAAAATTTAGATGTAGAGTTTGCTTCACGAATTTACTTTCTTGGTATGGTAGGTATAAAGGATAATGATATGTTTCCAGCAGATCAATTCCCCATGATTACCCTTATGGAAAAATATTTAGAATACCACCTAAGAGGAATTGTAACCCAAAAAGGATTAAAAAAACTAACAGAAACAATTGAAAACTATACACCTAATGACTTATAG